The following proteins are co-located in the Anomalospiza imberbis isolate Cuckoo-Finch-1a 21T00152 chromosome 1, ASM3175350v1, whole genome shotgun sequence genome:
- the LOC137465288 gene encoding sphingomyelin phosphodiesterase 5-like, with protein MSGGGGGHPGQVVVAMAACGGCAYCTRASELDRGVPQDTPMPWPPPSTLPDTPFPSRTLAVVAAMAEAMLTPGYWALDRLLALQPTTAQRARWRRHRAGRCLAVGARLLAAPALLLALLLALPPALLGLLLWLPVQAKRRPFVHQHVATAATAEPWDPRQARGFTFLTANLCLLPSGLARFSNLGGTRRRAALIARLLAPGAPAEPSEHRHGLLEPLRGQGGGYGGTLSNVARGQPGGDSRLDPWMVASPAAPVAGTMPWPEMPMASPTLMANSTPTTNSMLMANPTPMTNPWPTVDLVPTLELPMTNPTLGPAQSPMTSLEPEQPIPLPDPMPPVLTAHIPPDTDFVCLQEVFDATAATALRRQLGHRFPHVLWGVGPGGLRCGQLRVLGSGLVLGSRFPLLAARFHPFPNGAREDALANKGLLVAQVLLGTGRGRRVVGYLGCTHLQAPAPDATIRDVQLSLVLRWLREFRQEQERPGDLVAFDVLCGDLNFDNCSRGDALNQQHPLFKEFWDPARRESGQDQPWAIGTLLDCLKIYEEPVSTPEKMRRTLSQPWGREQFLAGPILSCGALDTMAPRPWQGRRVDRALLRRDPALATEVTGFSVITQLATLSDHLPVALRLRLGPADL; from the exons atgagcggcggcggcggcggccacCCCGGGCAGGTGGTGGTGGCCATGGCGGCGTGCGGAG GTTGTGCCTACTGCACCCGAGCCTCCGAACTGGACCGGGGGGTCCCCCAGGACACCCCGATGCCGTGGCCTCCCCCGTCCACTCTGCCGGACACGCCCTTCCCCAGCCGGACCCTGGCCGTGGTGGCGGCGATGGCCGAGGCGATGCTGACCCCCGGGTACTGGGCTCTGGACcggctgctggccctgcagcccACCACGGCCCAGCGGGCACgctggcggcggcaccgggCCGGGCGCTGCCTCGCCGTGGGCGCGCGGCTCCTGGCggcgccggcgctgctgctggcgctgctgctggcgctgccgccagccctcctggggctgctgctgtggctcccGGTGCAGGCCAAGCGCCGGCCCTTCGTCCACCAGCACGTGGCCACCGCGGCCACGGCCGAGCCCTGGGACCCGCGGCAAGCCCGCGGCTTCACCTTCCTGACCGCCAACCTGTGCCTGCTGCCCAGCGGTCTGGCCCGCTTCAGCAACCTGGGCGGCacgcggcggcgcgcggcgctCATCGCCCGGCTCCTGGCGCCCGGAGCGCCGGCAGAACCTTCCGAGCACCGCCACGGGCTGTTGGAGCCGCTGCGCGGCCAGGGCGGGGGCTACGGGGGCACACTCAGCAACGTGGCTCGGGGGCAGCCGGGCGGCGATTCCAGGCTGGACCCGTGGATGGTGGCCAGTCCAGCAGCACCGGTGGCCGGCACGATGCCGTGGCCAGAGATGCCGATGGCCAGCCCAACACTGATGGCCAACTCAACTCCAACGACCAACTCAATGCTAATGGCCAACCCAACACCGATGACCAACCCTTGGCCAACTGTTGACTTGGTGCCAACACTGGAGTTGCCGATGACCAACCCAACCTTGGGACCCGCTCAATCACCAATGACCAGCCTGGAGCCGGAGCAGCCGATCCCACTGCCCGACCCGATGCCCCCGGTGCTGACCGCCCACATCCCGCCGGACACCGACTTCGTGTGCCTGCAGGAGGTCTTCGATGCCACCGCGGCCACCGCCCTGCGCCGGCAGCTCGGCCACCGCTTCCCCCACGTGCTGTGGGGGGTGGGCCCGGGGGGGCTGCGCTGTGGCCAGCTGCGGGTGCTGGGCAGTGGCCTGGTCCTGGGCAGCCGCTTCCCGCTGCTGGCCGCCCGCTTCCACCCCTTCCCCAACGGCGCCCGCGAGGACGCGCTGGCCAACAaggggctgctggtggcacag GTGCTGTTGGGgacggggcggggccggcgcgtCGTGGGCTACCTGGGCTGCACCCACCTGCAGGCGCCCGCGC ccgATGCCACCATCCGTGACGTGCAGCTGTCCCTGGTGCTCCGGTGGCTCCGGGAGTTCCGGCAGGAGCAGGAGCGGCCTGGGGACCTGGTGGCCTTCGATGTCCTCTGCGGGGACCTCAACTTCGACAACTGCTCCCGGG GTGACGCCCTGAACCAGCAGCACCCCCTGTTCAAGGAGTTCTGGGACCCCGCGCGCCGCGAATCGGGCCAGGACCAGCCCTGGGCCATCG ggaCGCTGCTCGACTGCCTCAAGATCTACGAGGAGCCCGTGTCCACCCCTGAGAAGATGAGGAG gacgctgtcccagccctggggacgcGAGCAGTTCCTGGCGGGTCCCATCCTGTCCTGCGGGGCCCTGGACACGATGGCCCCGCGGCCGTGGCAGGGCCGGAGAGTGGACAGAGCGCTGCTGCGGAGGGACCCCGCGCTGGCCACC GAGGTCACCGGCTTCTCGGTCATCACCCAGCTGGCCACGCTGTCTGACCACCTGCCCGTGGCCCTGCGGCTGCGCCTGGGGCCCGCTGACCTCTGA